Below is a genomic region from Amyelois transitella isolate CPQ chromosome 4, ilAmyTran1.1, whole genome shotgun sequence.
CTGAACcaaaaaatgaaatagttaTGTAGTAGAAAAAGTCTCCTAAATGAAAAtcaacttattaaaattaattcggAATAAACTCACGAGTACTTCATTGTTTGATTTTATCGAgacttttaaaaagtaaaattactgTCTTTAGATACAGTTACCGCCATCTATCTTTAGATTGTGTAATTAATTAGTAATATTTACAGTAACAGGTTTCACGCTGAATGGCATTCAggcagctgaacgttgcctgtCAGTCACTCGGTATCTACATGTTTAttcttattatgaaaaaaaaaaaaaacaaaacgtcgcttaaaacaagtttattttgtaaaattccacttccattatttattttcagtcaaGGCAGAGCGTCCGAAACGATGTCTCTCACCACGTCACTGAGGAAATCGTTTATTTCAgtctgtaataaaattataaataaaatataactaattttttaccactacatttaatatttgaataaagctttataagatttttttgaaGAAGTAAgaacataaaatgttatagGATCAGGATGAAGATATGAGAAATTTTGATGACTTTTTGAAACCTGACTAAACCTGATACAATATTAACTACCTGAGTACTTAGTAAGTATAAATTTGTACGTAGAtcaaaaactacaaaaaatgataaaattgtgagtcaattatttttaaaaagctatcatgttaaattgtatattttgatattaaaaatacaaacctCATAGAATATCACAAGTTCTGGCACCAAATCCTGGAGGAACCAGTTGACAAATTCGCTAGCGCCTTCGTGTCCGAATAATCCAGAAATTTCAggctttaaacaaaaaaaatacttgatatatttaacttaataacTGTGCAAGCAAAGTACCTACCCTAAACCATCTGCATACAATGCAGttgaatttgtaaattaatgtaGATGAATGAATCCGGTATCCACAATCGAAGCCATACCCCGggatcctctccagagtgagaAGGATGTGATCCTTTTGTAGCtaaactataggaaatatAGAAATGACTTAGTAAAAGTCATTGAGCCACACGAACGAAGTTGCGGCCTTTAACtagtgtataaataaataaatatatacgggacaaattacacagattgagctagcctcgtagtaagttcaagacttgtgttacgagatactaactcaaatatagtatattttatattttataataaatacttaatatagataaacatccaagaaccaggccaatcagagaaagttcgtctctcatcatgtcctggccgggattcgaacccgggaccgccggtgtcacagacaagtgcacTACCGCTACGCCATAAAAGTACATAAAGTATACATAAAAAGTATGCTAAAATTACTCACCTCAAAAGCACCCAGATTAAATTTGACATCACATTGAGTGAGCGTCATACCGCTTATAATTCCCAATTGAATTGTAAGGTCTGCTGTTATTCTTGGGTTGATGATTTTGAGTCTGAAACACACATTGAGGTTGAAATGTctttgttcccggcaccaatataaaaaagaataggaccattccgtctcatttcccatggatgtcgtaagaggctactaagggataggcttataaacttggcattcttattttaggcgatgagctggcaaaatgacactatttgaatctcagttctttCATaaacacagctgaacgtggcctatcagtctctttaagactgttggctctataccccacaagggatatagacatgactataatatgaatgaatgaatgaatatctTGGGTTATTAAGAATTAGCCCCACACTACGCTGTAAGTCCTGtggtaacatttatttaaggtGGTGTTTTTTCCTCCATAGTgcaacaaaattcaaattcaaaatttttattcattattgtaggatacttcatatcggctaataattgtaatttatttttggtttcacaacattggttgacgtcaaataaattacttaaaactaagtctgctgccacttccaaagcgtcagtgcagaagaagcggtaacaaactgcactgtaacattttcttcaacaacgtcaacttcacaactatccaaacttagaatagacatgtggacgagagaatacattgttcagggtaatttatttatatgagaaCCGTTATATACAACGAGTTATGTCATTAGTACCTAATAACGCACAACACTAAACAGTTGACGTTAATGTGCATTCAGTTTCTATTGCAGTATAAATTGAACtaaagttgaacgtggcctttcagtatttatgAGTCAGTTGGCTCGTAAAATAGCCATGAAGGTCGCCAATCTTCGTCGAGATATGGCactgaggggtaggcttataaacttgggattcttcttttaggcgatgtgctagcaacctgtcactatttaaatctcaattctattatgaaGCCTTACAGCGTATCgtagccttttagtcttttcaagactgtgaaCTCTGCCTagctcgcaagggatatagacgtgattatatgtatgtttatagaAATGGCGCTATAAGCAGAAAAGAAcagtttctattttatttcaatgtctCGGGATTTTGCTTTCTTTGTTCATCGTATTTATTGAAGAGTCTAGAATAATCGTCATGTAATTTAATGACTAAGTAAGGGTttgtaaacttgagattcctcttgtgggcgatgagctagcaacgtgtcactatttgaatctcagttccatcatgaagccttACAGCGGAACgtagccttttcaagactgtgagctctgtctaacccgcaagcgatatatgtgtgtatacacgtgactatatatcTTTCGGTGAAGAAAAATCATCGTGAAGAAACCAGCATATTCAGGCAAgtggatgtgtaatcatggATCCAATTGTTACGTTTACCTgcaaaaggttgcggaggtcagattataggagtcgcttcgtgtaaaaacctgactcacccaatctaaaATTCATGGTTAAACGCATACCacgagctcctctccagagaggtgaggattcAACTTGgactaattataaatatgctCAAAAGAATAAGTTACCTTGATCTGCCAGCGCCGAATACGCTATATCCCGCTACTGATACGGAAAGATCGTAATGTCCTGAAAAAAATAGctacattacatatatattttttataaaatacacatgcataatacttatttgtaaaacTATCGCGGTACTGACAGACAAACGTATCAACTGTCAACCGATTATCGATATGTTATCCTGCACGGTACTCTAAGACGTggttcatacatacttacaatcacgtctatatcccctgcagggtagacagagccaacagtcttgaaaagactaataggccacgttcagccaaaccaaacagctgaacgtgcagTTTTTTCTatactgttggctatgtccaccctgaaagggatatagacgtgaatattactattttttttaaagaaatccaATACAATTCAACGCAGACAATCAATCGGCTTCGTAATAAGACAAATATTTGACCACTCTCGAGAAATCTTGGAATTCAGAATCAACATGATAttccttttaataaaatggatACCATCGTTTTTTCGAAAGCTTTGCAAATCTATTGATATTAAATGAGATATTTGTACGATTGGGAGTTCGATGACCTGAATAAACAGACTGACATCTCTATTTTCGTCTCTATAGATAAGCTTGAGAGGTACTTgtcaataaaatgtaatatctGCTTATATGAGCTAACACTGAATGGCAAATAAATCTTCTTtactgaatgaatgaaatattaaatactaaacaattttatttgtctgAGTAGGAAAAAaagttgatttttattattttcattttactacATTTGTCtacaatattacaaaaatgttttataggAAATTGCcgattgataaaattatttgttctatcaataattaaagtaCTTTCAGCGGATTTTATAGAGTCTTCATCTTCAACGTACAGACACACTTTACCTATTAAAATTGTTCAcgatatttattgttaaacagtgagggaaaacatcgtgaggaaacctgcacattcaggcaactggatgaataaccatgatcaatccaatacgggttaggtttacctgccaAGATTGCAgaagtcagacgggagtcgtttcgtgtaaaaaccttacCGGCCCAATTCAGGGTCCATGATCAAAGGTatatcccgggctcctctccagagctgtgaggatgcaaccgggactaaagtcaagaggaagaagattgTTTGACATAATTTGCTTACCATTATCGACGTCGATAACAGGGATGTACCCTGAAAGGTGTACCCTGTTGATGATGAGCAGTGACGATACAGAAATCTCGTCCACCACGAAGCTGCCCAAATTCTGGACAGTGGTGTCTTTCAACTGTAAGTGTGCACTGGAAAGGGGAAAACGAAGATAACACatatattaagtaaaatacatacaaattcgtGTATAAAAGTAAAGCCACGGTTAAGTTTATCTCTCGTCTTTGCTTGTTGAGTTGcacccagttgcaccctccgccTCAATGCTTCggggtttttgttttttgtcctATTTTGTCTAGTTCGCAGCGTCTCCAGTTTTAAAACCATTGGCAAGCGACTCTTCTGTAGCGACTTCAAGCCAGGATCTCTTCGGCTGCACCTTGTTATTGTTTGTTGAAGTGGCATAGTATCTGTTTCCCAGAGAGTCCACAGTCTTCCGCTAGACGTGGCCGTACCAGCGCAGGCGGCACTTTGTCTGctagtaagtatgtataatgcTGAATACAATCCTTACCCAGGCAGAGGTACGTCTTCGTCAGTCAACGTGAGCTCATCAATGTACAGCGGGTCTAACACCGGTAAGTCTTCAGAACCATTGTAGATAGTTTCTCTTAGATCctcaatcaaatttaaaataatggatTCTAATGCACTGGGATTATCTGGAAAATTGTTTGTCTGTAAATCATATTCAATAATACCTAATCATATCttatttgtgcaataaagagttgcgcaaaaaaaaatatgatataataCAGTTCctagaatttaaaatatgtacaatggcggacttatcccaattgggataaCTTCCAGTTAACCCAAATAATGATGGTTCTAAGGAAAATATTTGTCACGTTTGTTCAATTGCTTCTTGCTTGCCATTTCTTTTTGAGGTAACTACATCGAAATCGGGTCGTGCTTGTGATTGTTACaatgcaaatatatatatttaatttgtaaccCGTGTGTTTGGTCTGCATATCATTATATGCGGGTTAACCCTATCACTCTGTTTAGGACCCTAGGTCCGCCTAACGCCGTGAACCAATAATGATTTTACATGATAAAGTTTGTTTGGTCATGTTATAAAATCTTTCTAGAAGGATTTTTAAAGACTACCATTCTTCTTGAGATTAATTTTGCCCTTGTAATTAactactctctctctctctcatcatggcgtgttcccagttgcaccctcagCCCTTATAAGCTTAGGGGCTCGGAGACCGCTTGTCATTTACTATAAGAAgagataaatttaaacatttcgtgtgcgtttaatacctgtattattaataaagagatAGTGTCGTTctaaaataggtacttaccatttcttaaaatttcttCGATATTGGTATTTTGCAACGGAATAGCTGCTACCATACTGAGTAAAGCGGAACATATCCAGAATGCTTTCATTTCAACTCTATAAATTGATATCAATATTGAGTTCAAACCTCAGTCTTCAGTCCTAATGTTAAGCTTAAAACTTTGTAAGAAAAATCCTGAAGGAGTTAACAAGCAAGAGATTCCTtagcttatacatacatacatatattcacatctatatccctttcggggaagacagagtcaacagtctctaaaagaccaaaaggccacgatcagctgcttgacttaatgatagaattgaaattcaaatagtgacaggttgctagcccagcgcCTAGAAGATGAATGCcaagttataagcctatgccttagtcgccttttacaatagccacgggaaagagatggagtggtcgtcctattcttttttctattggtgcctggaaccacacggcacttaagcTTATAACTACTACTAAATACCAAAATACTAAtctaatttacataattttgtatacCTAAGTAATGTCTTGGAAAATATTAACGCTAAGgatagatttgtatttttttaatgaaccaGGATAGGAACAAGatcttaagtttttttatagcTCCAAATGGgtattgtacctattttgGTGTTACGGATCAAAGCCTTTCCTGTCAAAGCTTAACAAAGGATACTTTACTATTAAATGCGATCACTTCGAAATTCCTACCTTATACGGAAAAAAAATGTCCTCTTACACGAATAACACAGGTGACCGAGCTAAACACTTGTGAATAAACTgataatataatcacatttaaTACAATTGTAACATCGTAATCTACGCTATGCAATAAGATATTTCATTCGATGATATCTACATGTTTTTAACAAGCTTATATTAATCTTTTGACACAAACGTGCATTtctttaatcaaaataaaattcctaagtaatggatgtcgtaacaaGCGACTAAGTTTATAGATGCACATAAGTCTAGTGCAaacttccatgctggtctggttatgaaaaaaaaaacattgtgttTGCCAGTTGCTTATCtttccgtgcagattgtaaaagacTATCAAGGGACTTGAGATTATTGCTTCGGACGATGGACTTGctacctgttactatttgaatctcaatttgatCATTAAGCTGGcgtctgaacgtggcctttcagtgttttcgagactgttagctctgtgtATATATGGTTATTATGGTCATGGTTGCTTATTCAGTTGCCTGGATGTGCAGATTTCGTCACGAGGCATTCCCGGTAAGCACTCTTAACTTACCAACTAATGAACGTTATTCATTCACGATGGCATAACCAAGGTAGGATATAAACcaccattttttaaaataaattatgtaggtatgtgggTCCATTTTTTACGTAAAAGTAAACAATCTTGAtacgtaatttttttgacgtgagtggtcgaatcggtaatgttaaaatgcgtgatgcgtaTAAAAAGACGTAGGTTCAattcccacctcggccattattaataactattttcgaagtcatgttatacattagtttaaatactaaccggTAGTCTTacgtgagggaaaacattgtgagggaACCTGCACGTTCAGGGAACTCACTGTGTTACCACGCCCTTAACATGAATGATAAAATGAATATCATTAAGACTTAAATGCCTTATCTTCAGATGATGGATTATCGAATCGTTTgtcaattattaaaatcttttttaattggtcAAACTTATCAGACGATTAATTTAATTCTCTATCAATCACAGTATTATGACGACATGttgttaataataacattcttgagaaaacaacaaaattttaaaacggaGTTATAGTCTGTAATTGCACCGATTTGAATAGGAGTTATCTTAATAAATCTTAACATTTCTGGTTTGGACAATCGAAAAATTATTGGACGACAGAAAAAAGcattgtatttgtaaatttttaatgtcactttttataaaatatatgtacaatcctgtatataaagttataaattaagtacaatatataaatatcaatgtTTCAGTCATTTCGATGTTAgttgaagtatttatttacatggaAAACAAACAGCTTAAGCCTATAGTCTTCACTTATGTACACAAATTGAACTTGATTCTTCACAAGTCTTCAGCGATCTGAAGGACGATGAACTCCAGAAGTTCGTTGATCTCGGCctggaaagagatagaatgTTAAACATGAAGACAGAAAGTAGAATTTGATCAGCAAGTTCCAGGGTTGTGGGAGGCGTGGACGATGACGAATCTCTTGACTCAAGAATCGATGATAATGATACCCGAAGAACACATGTATCTATATCAAGTAACTGTCTCCAAAGTACAGTCAGCGTTGATGATTGCCGATAATTGAAGACACGAACTACAAATgctattttctattaaaatcatATCTCCATATTAAGAATAGAATGGGCCATTGAAGAATTGTAGGAgactttatatttaagttttataaccaaagtttatatttaattttagttacaatgcaggaaaaaaattaagtaaatttatgaAAGATACTAATTGAAGTGAGAGtagaaatatcaaaattacaaaactgaataataatcaaataactGGGCCATACACaagtataagtaataaattttcataacacCTTTTACATTGTTATATTAGATCTtcgtatatttataaaatttatcaaattgttttttgaatAGAGCGATTAACCATAGGATCTTGTTACAAcaaccgatttttttttatttattaactgtgtgatttatttttttgtggaataaagagtttacaaacaaatacatcATAGACAAAACTTACCCGGTGGTTAGCAAGAGCATTGGGCAGAGTTTCTCCGGCGAAGGTGTTGATGGCATTGCTGTAGTCATTTCCTTGAATGCTGACGCTCAGATCagactaaaaaaagaaaaagttatatcatcacatcaaatattatagaaaattttTGTGATAAGTACTTCAACTCCATTTATCGCTTTAGCCACTTgcaatttaaaattcttaattcTTGGTTGGGTTCCAagtaaaaggtaaaaaatacataatttttttgcaactcataagtgatttatttgatCATTGATTATGTTAACCTAATTGGCAAATTTAGAGTTACTATCACATCAATTCGAGGCTGAAATAGGATTATTCCATCTATTTAATATGTCATAATCGACAAACAAAAATGCTTCCAACCTTATAGGAAGGGTTGATTACaaggttttttataaaagtgtaGCAATAATGATGTGACTAAGAACATgataagatatttaaaaaaaactcaccTCAATGCCTCCCAAAGAGAAGTCGATGTCGAGACTGCGGATGCTGATGCCAGAGATGATACCGAGCTGAATACGCACATCTACGGCCACTCGGGGCTCCAAAATTTCCAGGCTGCAACGATAGAATAATTTagatgtgttattattatttctttaaatccTAAGGATATCTTCTATGTTCGAGTAATATCACTATATACgaacatgaaaatattttttttttcaagaaatgTACTGACGAAACATGTTACTGACAACGCCTTTATTCAGAAACTTATTTGCTACACTAGTTCATGTCATTTACCAAAAAGTACCTTTTGATTTTACCCTAAGAACTACGctaatagatttgagattGAAATCAATACTAACCTGCCACTGACACCAGCTCTAAAGTTCCATCCTAAGATTGTTGAATCAACATCGGCAGCATCTGTAAGAGaaaaattgtacatatattcataacccataataataatgatatcaATTTATCCTACGCATAAGTCTTCACTTTACAAAATCAAAGAcgttacaaaattttttaagtttctatCTGTTTCTCAAAAACTAATAAAGCGAGATGCCAACACgagttttgttaaataaattcacaacTCAAAAGAAAAAGTCAAAGATAACACAAATAAGATAGATACACTTACCAGCGCTGACAGAGATTCTTGGAAGAGCAACAGTCAATCGAAGCCTGGAGGTGAGGATGCCATAATTAGCGTTTTCGATGATGATGTTGCTGAGGCCGGTGGAAGACAGATTCTCAACGATACCCTCGATGTTCACGAGACTGtaaacgttaaaaaaataattaaaacagcCCTCACATTGAAATTCCCATAAGAAACTTGATGAAATAAACAGGAGTATTCTCTAGTACGTAAGaaccttaatattattttagtaacaatttatttttttttcaataagtttCCACGAAGCCCCGATTAAGAAATTCATCACTAATATTCAATCCTTTATAGTTTAATAAGAAACTCATTCCACGATTGTAAATTAGAACCATGTTGGTTttactcttctttctt
It encodes:
- the LOC106139325 gene encoding uncharacterized protein LOC106139325, with amino-acid sequence MKAFWICSALLSMVAAIPLQNTNIEEILRNDNPSALESIILNLIEDLRETIYNGSEDLPVLDPLYIDELTLTDEDVPLPGAHLQLKDTTVQNLGSFVVDEISVSSLLIINRVHLSGYIPVIDVDNGHYDLSVSVAGYSVFGAGRSRLKIINPRITADLTIQLGIISGMTLTQCDVKFNLGAFEPEISGLFGHEGASEFVNWFLQDLVPELVIFYETEINDFLSDVVRDIVSDALP
- the LOC106139316 gene encoding uncharacterized protein LOC106139316 — its product is MKIFAFAFVILLAGVGAVPSLNQVATDEVAAKANARFIEGIIADAIGDVAQGIRDAGLDPLNIEQLQEVYRLPVTDLVNIEGIVENLSSTGLSNIIIENANYGILTSRLRLTVALPRISVSADAADVDSTILGWNFRAGVSGSLEILEPRVAVDVRIQLGIISGISIRSLDIDFSLGGIESDLSVSIQGNDYSNAINTFAGETLPNALANHRAEINELLEFIVLQIAEDL